Genomic window (Nocardiopsis sp. YSL2):
GGTGATCAACTCGGCGGGCGGTAAGGCCAAGCCGCCCAAGCCGCTCAAGCGGCCGGTCACCGCGCAGGACCGAGTCAAGCGCAGGGACCGCCAGCGCAAACGGGCCCACCTGCTCGCCGAGCTCGGGCGTGCCCGCGAGGAGCGGCGGCCCTCCATGGCCGACACGGCGCTCGCGCCCGATGAGCGCTACACCGCCCAGCGCATCCGCACACCCGCCGCACAACCGGAGGAGTAGCCGTGGCCCTGATCGACTTCGAGCTGGACGAGGAAGGCATCGCCGAGGTGCTGAAGTCCCCGGAGATGCGCGACGTCATGAACGGCACCGCGGTGCAGGTGGCCGCGGCCACCCGGTCCCGTGTGGGCAAGGGCGAGCGGGTTGTCTACAAGGGCTACACCACCGACCGCAGGGCCGCCTCCGTCACCGTCCTGTCCTCCGAGGACCGCAGCGAGGAGCTGTACCAGGCCGCGCGGTCCGCCGGCCTGGAGGTCACCGAAGAAGCACCGGCCACCGAAACCGAATGAGAGTGAGGCCCGCCCATGCCTGACAACCCCGAGGTGTTCGACCTCGACGCCGTCCCACCGCACGTCGACCTGACACCGTTCCGCGTCAAGTGGTGCGGCAAGTCCTTCCAGCTCGCCCACCTCCAGGACCTGGACGCCTGGGAACTCGTCGACGCCACCGCCGAGGGCGGCGACTCCCGAGCCATGACCGGCTCACTGCGCGTCGCCCTGGGCGAGCAGTACGCCGAGTTCCGCGCGCTGGGCCTGCCCCAGTACAAGGTGCGCCCCCTCTGGAAGGCCTGGCTCGCGCACTGCAGCGCGGCCGAACCGGCGCCCGACGAGGACCTCGACACCGCCTGAGACTCCGCCACACCGTGCACAGCCCGCCCGGCCAGCACACCAACACATGACGACCGGACGGGGGGTGCTTCGCCGTGGCCAACGTCGGATACGCCTCGCTCCAGGTCATCCCGTCCATGCGGGGCGTCTCCGACGAGCTCCGCCAGCAGCTCGTCCAGCCCGCCGCTGACGCAGGCGAGCGCGCCGGCAAGGCGGCGGGCAGTGGCCTGAAGGACCGCATCAAGGCAGGCGCCGCCGCGGCCGGTGTCGTCGCCGGAGCGGTGCTCGTCACGGGCATCACCGACGCCCTCGGCCGGATGAAGGCCGGCAACCTGCTGCAGGCGCAGCTCGGCACGACCGGGCCCGTCGCGGAGCGGCACGGCAGGATCGCCGGTGAGCTGTACGCCGATGGCGTCACGGCCACCTTCGAGGACGCCGCGGCTGCGATCCGCACGGTGATGCAGTCCGGGCTCGCCCCGCCGGACGCCACAAATGCCCAGTTGGAAGAGCTGGCCACCAAGGCGTCCGATGTCGCGACCACCTTCGAGCAGGATTTGGGCGGCGTCACCAACGCGGTCTCCCAGCTCCTCAGGACCGGGCTCGCGGACAGCGCCGACGAGGCGTTCGACCTCATCACCGCTGGATTCCAGGGCGGCGTCGACAAGGGCGGCGACTTCCTGGAAGTCATCAACGAGTACGGCACCCAGTTCCGCAAGGCGGGTCTGGACGGGGCCACCTCGGTCGGCCTGATGAACCAGGCCATCCAGGCCGGAGCCCGTGACGCCGACATCGCTGCGGACGCCATCAAGGAATTCTCGATCCGGGCTGTCGACGGGTCGGACACCACTCAGGCGGGGTTCGAGGCCCTGGGCCTGAGCGCTTCGGACATGGCGGCCGATTTCGGCGAGGGCGGCGCGTCGGCGACGGCCGCCCTGGACACCACCCTGGACCGGCTCCGCGACATCGAGGACCCGGTCGCGCGAGCGGAGGCCGCGACCGCCCTCTTCGGCACCCAAGCCGAAGATTTGGGCGACGCCCTGTTCGCCATGGACCCCTCCACGGCCGCCGGCGAGCTGGGCGAGTTCAGCGGGGCAGCCGAGCAGGTCGGGGACACCGTCCGCAACGGGCCGGCGCACGAGCTGGAGCTGTTCAAGCGGTCCCTGCAGGGCGATCTGGTCACCGCCCTCGGCAGCGCCGTCACCCTGTTCAACGACGCCGAGCCCGCCACCCAGCGCCTGGCGCTGGGCATCGCGGCCGTGGCCATCGCGGCCGGCCCGCTGTCCTTCGTGGCCGGCGGCATCACCCGCGTCGGCGGGGCCGCCATCGGCGCGGTCGCCGGTACGGCCCGCTTCACCGGCGGCCTCATCCGCGGGTCGGCCGCGCTGGGAGAGAACGCCTCGCGCGCCTCCCGCGCGGGGGCGGCCGTGCGCACCTTCGGCGGCGCGGCTGGCCGCCAGATCGGCAGCATGGCCGGATTCATGCGCACGCTCGGCCTCGTCGCGGTCGAGTACACCAAGATCGGCGTGAAGGCCGGAGTGGCGCGGGCGCGCATCCTCGCGGTCGGCGCTGCCCAGAAGGCCGCCGCGGCCGGCGGCTTCCTGCGCACCCTGGGCCTGGTCGCGGTCGAGTACACCAAGATCGCCGTCCGCGCGGTCGCCGCGCGCGCCGCGATCCTGGGCCAGGCCGTTGTCCAGCGCGCCGTCGCCATCGCGACGGGAATCTGGACGGCAGCACAATGGGCGCTGAATTTGGCGATGTCGGCCAACCCATTAGGGCTCATCGTTATCGCGATCATTGCCGTCATTGCAGCCATTGTTCTTTTGTGGCGGAATTCGGAGACCTTCCGCACGATCGTGACCGCCGCTTTTGATGCGGTCTGGGGCGCCATCAAGTTCGTGTGGGAATGGGTGAAGTCGAACTGGCCGCTGCTGCTCGCGATCATCACCGGCCCGATCGGAATCGCGATCGGTCTGGTGATCCGCTACTGGGACCAGATCAAGGCGGCCACGCTCGCGGCGTTCAACTTCGTGAAGAACGCGATCGTCACAGCCGTCAATTTCCTGATCGGGCTGTTCTTCAAATTCCATCCGGTCGGGCTGATCATCCGCCACTGGGACACCCTGCGCGCCAAGACGGCCGCGGCCTGGCAGTGGATCCGCACCAAGGTGTCCGCGCTCTGGCAGGCCCTGGTCGACTGGGTCGTCCGCCGCGCCATCAGCCTGCGAGACCGCACCGTGGGGGCCGTGACCGGCCTGCGCGACCGGGCCACCGCTCTGGTGGCCAAGGCCCGGGACTGGATCGTCGCGCGGGCGACCGAGCTTCGTGACCGCGCCGTGGCGCGCGTGACCGGCCTGCGCGATCGGGCCGTGGCCATCCTGACCGCCCTGAGGGACCGGGGTGTGGCCATCGCCGCGGCGCTGCGCGACTGGGTGGTCAGCCGTGCCCAGCAGCTCCGTGACCGGGTCGCCGGAGCGGTCGACACGCTGCGATCAAAGGTCATTTCAGCTTTCGAGCGGGCCCGCGAAGGCGTGAAAACGGCCTGGACGAAATTGCAGGACGTCGCAAAGGCGCCCGTTCGATTCGTAATTCAGACGGTGTACAACCGTGGAATTGTCGGCCTTTGGAATAAGGTGGCCGACAAGGTTCCTGGAATTAACCGCCTTTCTACAATGAGCCTGCCGCGCGGATTCGCGCGCGGTGGTGTGCTTCCCGGGTACTCGACCTGGCGCCAGGGTGACGACCAGGTGATCCGCGCCCGCAAGGGTGAGGGCGTCGCGATTTCCGAGGCGATGCGCGTTCCCGCGCTCCGGCGGGAATTGTTGACGTGGAACTCCGTCGGCGTCCGGGGCGGCGTGGGCGCGCTGCGCCGGTACGCCCAGGAGCGCCGCGCCCGTGTGGCCGCCACACCGATGGCCATCAAGCGCGGCCAGCCGCCCATCGACGGCTTCGCCCGCGGAGGCATCGTCGGCGAGTGGATCGCCTCCAAGTGGGACAGCGTCGTCGGCAAGCTCAAGGACTGGGCCACCGCGCCGCTGAACCGGCTGCGGGACCGGGTCAAGGACCGGTTCGGTTCCAAGCAGGACTTCGCCGGGATCCCGTACAGGATGGTCGTCGGGATCCGCGACAAGATGCTCAGCCGTTTCGGCAGGGCCGACTCCGACTACGCCGCGTCGATGGCCGGAGGTGCTGACGACTGGGCCGGCCTGGACTCGGCGTCGGCGCGCCTGCGCCGGGCCGCCCGGTTCGCGCGCTCCCAGCACGGCGACCCCTACGTGTGGGGCGGTGCGGGACCGCACGGATTCGACTGCAGCGGTTTCACGGGGAGCATCGAAAACTCCATCAGGGGCGTCGGACCGTACTTCCGCCGCTACTCGACGCATGCCTTCCAGGGCGGCAACGCCCCGCCCGGATGGGTGCGCGGCCTGCGCTCCCCCTACCAGGTTGGCATCACGCACAGTGGCGTAGGCCACACGGCCGGAACATTGATGGGGGTCAATGTTGAGTCCCGGGGCGGCCGAGGTGTCGTCGTGGGCCGTTCCGCCCGCGGCGCCAACGACCGCCTCTTCTCGACCAAATACGGGTTCCGGCCCGTCGCGTCGGACTCCACCGCCGGAGGAGGCCCCAGCTTCTTCTACGACTCCGGCGGCTACGCCCAGCCCGGCGCCACCTCGCTCATCAACGGCACGAGGAAGCCCGAGCCCGTCTTGACGCAGCGCCAGTGGTCGGACATCTCCACCCTGGCCGGGCGGGGCGCCGACAGCCGGGACACCTACAACATCTACCCGCGCACCCTCGACATGAGCGTGCACGACCTGGAGGTCCTGCAGCGTCGCCAGGAGGCCCGCGCCCGAGTCGGACGCCCACGGTAAGGAGGTCGAGCTGTGCCGATCATCGCGGGTGAACACTCCGGTGGCGTGGTCCTGCCCGAGATCGGATTCGCGACGGCCGTGTACACGGACCCGACCGGGCGGTCGTGGCAGCTCACAGACAGCCAGCGCGGCTGGTTCACACTCGCCGACGGCGTGTCGGGGCTGGGGGCCGCACCGTATGACCTGACCACGGACGCGCACCCGCGCGGCGGGGTGCGCCTGCGGCACGCCCAGCCGCAGGAGCGCACCGTGGTGTGGCCGCTGCACGTCTACGGCGAGACGCACACGGAGTTCCTGTCCCGATGGCGGGCGCTCGCGCGCGCCTTCACCGACACGCTGCGACGCGGTGCGGGCACGTTGGAGATCGCCCGCCCGGACGGCACCCGCCGGCACATCCGCGTGCACTACTCCGCGGGGTATGAGGGGCAAGGCGCGCAGGGCACCGGCATCGTCTCCGACTCCGCGGTGCTGTCGCTCATGTGCGAGGACCCGTACTGGATCGACTCGGTGCCGCTCACCGAGCACCGCGAGCACGGCACGGGCGAGGACTTCCTCCAGCCCTACCCGTCGGTGTCCTCCGGGCAGGTGCTCGGCTCCACCACCCTGATGAACCCGG
Coding sequences:
- a CDS encoding phage tail tape measure protein — encoded protein: MRGVSDELRQQLVQPAADAGERAGKAAGSGLKDRIKAGAAAAGVVAGAVLVTGITDALGRMKAGNLLQAQLGTTGPVAERHGRIAGELYADGVTATFEDAAAAIRTVMQSGLAPPDATNAQLEELATKASDVATTFEQDLGGVTNAVSQLLRTGLADSADEAFDLITAGFQGGVDKGGDFLEVINEYGTQFRKAGLDGATSVGLMNQAIQAGARDADIAADAIKEFSIRAVDGSDTTQAGFEALGLSASDMAADFGEGGASATAALDTTLDRLRDIEDPVARAEAATALFGTQAEDLGDALFAMDPSTAAGELGEFSGAAEQVGDTVRNGPAHELELFKRSLQGDLVTALGSAVTLFNDAEPATQRLALGIAAVAIAAGPLSFVAGGITRVGGAAIGAVAGTARFTGGLIRGSAALGENASRASRAGAAVRTFGGAAGRQIGSMAGFMRTLGLVAVEYTKIGVKAGVARARILAVGAAQKAAAAGGFLRTLGLVAVEYTKIAVRAVAARAAILGQAVVQRAVAIATGIWTAAQWALNLAMSANPLGLIVIAIIAVIAAIVLLWRNSETFRTIVTAAFDAVWGAIKFVWEWVKSNWPLLLAIITGPIGIAIGLVIRYWDQIKAATLAAFNFVKNAIVTAVNFLIGLFFKFHPVGLIIRHWDTLRAKTAAAWQWIRTKVSALWQALVDWVVRRAISLRDRTVGAVTGLRDRATALVAKARDWIVARATELRDRAVARVTGLRDRAVAILTALRDRGVAIAAALRDWVVSRAQQLRDRVAGAVDTLRSKVISAFERAREGVKTAWTKLQDVAKAPVRFVIQTVYNRGIVGLWNKVADKVPGINRLSTMSLPRGFARGGVLPGYSTWRQGDDQVIRARKGEGVAISEAMRVPALRRELLTWNSVGVRGGVGALRRYAQERRARVAATPMAIKRGQPPIDGFARGGIVGEWIASKWDSVVGKLKDWATAPLNRLRDRVKDRFGSKQDFAGIPYRMVVGIRDKMLSRFGRADSDYAASMAGGADDWAGLDSASARLRRAARFARSQHGDPYVWGGAGPHGFDCSGFTGSIENSIRGVGPYFRRYSTHAFQGGNAPPGWVRGLRSPYQVGITHSGVGHTAGTLMGVNVESRGGRGVVVGRSARGANDRLFSTKYGFRPVASDSTAGGGPSFFYDSGGYAQPGATSLINGTRKPEPVLTQRQWSDISTLAGRGADSRDTYNIYPRTLDMSVHDLEVLQRRQEARARVGRPR